A single region of the Kineosporiaceae bacterium SCSIO 59966 genome encodes:
- the hemC gene encoding hydroxymethylbilane synthase, translated as MSGARPLRLGTRRSVLARSQSEQVAAALRAATGRDVHLVEVVTTGDTSTASLSSIGGTGVFVSALREALLAGQVDLAVHSLKDLPTAPADALVLAAVPAREDPRDVLVARGGATLGELGAGARVGTGSPRRAAQLRALGLGLEVVDVRGNVDTRLRLVADGRLEAVVLARAGLLRVGRAGEASEVLDPLQVLPAPGQGALALECRADDEETLAACAALEDAATRCAVTAERALLAALEAGCTAPVGALADLAEGEEGPELFLRAVVAAPDGSRTLRRSATGRPDDAAGLGRRLAAELLEDGAADLVAAVLSGHPATADQTTEPHHDTAAPAAGRVET; from the coding sequence GTGAGCGGCGCGCGTCCGCTGCGCCTGGGCACCCGCCGCTCGGTGCTGGCCCGCAGCCAGTCCGAGCAGGTGGCGGCCGCCCTGCGCGCGGCCACCGGCCGCGACGTCCACCTCGTCGAGGTCGTCACGACCGGTGACACCTCCACCGCGTCCCTGTCGTCCATCGGTGGCACGGGCGTCTTTGTCTCCGCGCTGCGGGAGGCGCTGCTCGCCGGGCAGGTCGACCTCGCGGTCCACTCCCTCAAGGACCTGCCGACGGCGCCGGCGGACGCCCTCGTGCTCGCTGCCGTCCCCGCCCGGGAGGACCCGCGGGACGTCCTCGTCGCTCGCGGCGGCGCCACCCTCGGCGAGCTCGGTGCCGGCGCCCGGGTGGGTACCGGTTCCCCACGTCGCGCGGCACAGCTGCGCGCCCTCGGTCTGGGCCTCGAGGTCGTCGACGTCCGCGGCAACGTCGACACCCGGCTCCGCCTCGTCGCCGACGGCCGCCTCGAGGCCGTCGTCCTGGCCCGGGCCGGGCTGCTGCGGGTCGGCCGGGCCGGCGAGGCGAGCGAGGTGCTCGACCCGCTGCAGGTGCTGCCCGCCCCCGGGCAGGGCGCGCTCGCGCTGGAGTGCCGAGCCGACGACGAGGAGACCCTCGCGGCGTGCGCCGCGCTGGAGGACGCCGCCACCCGCTGCGCGGTGACGGCCGAGCGGGCCCTGCTGGCGGCCCTGGAGGCCGGGTGCACCGCACCGGTCGGGGCGCTCGCTGACCTGGCCGAGGGCGAGGAGGGCCCTGAGCTGTTCCTTCGGGCGGTCGTCGCGGCCCCGGACGGTTCCCGGACGCTGCGCCGCTCCGCCACCGGCCGACCGGACGACGCCGCCGGCCTCGGCCGCCGGCTCGCCGCCGAGCTGCTCGAGGACGGCGCCGCCGACCTCGTCGCCGCAGTGCTGAGCGGCCACCCCGCCACCGCAGACCAGACGACAGAACCGCACCACGACACGGCGGCCCCGGCCGCCGGGAGGGTTGAGACGTGA
- a CDS encoding acyltransferase family protein has translation MPDARVLPFGADAVAVGAARAGDERVRRRRRTTPLIQGPAAAEHASASEPPAAEHEDRRTRLRREAEDVGHRLAEELREAPTPNEVEEYLARSLAFLRRRLTGDYTIDDFGFDAELTDSVLLGLLRPLYRRWFRVEVRGIENIPRTGSALVVANHSGTVALDSLMTLVAVHDEHPAHRHLRMLGADLVFATPFIGELARKTGSTLAANADAERLLSRGELVGVWPEGFKGVGKHFSERYRLQRFGRGGFVSAALRTGAPIVPCSIVGAEEIYPILATMPTLARLLGLPYVPVTPTFPWLGPLGLVPLPTKWLIEFSEPVATDEYPEGAADDPMLVFDLADQVRETIQQTLYSLLVQRRSVFF, from the coding sequence GTGCCTGATGCGCGGGTGCTCCCGTTCGGGGCGGACGCCGTGGCCGTCGGCGCGGCGCGCGCCGGGGACGAGCGGGTCCGACGCCGACGCCGCACCACCCCGCTCATCCAGGGCCCGGCGGCCGCCGAGCACGCCTCGGCGTCCGAGCCCCCAGCGGCCGAGCACGAGGACCGCCGGACCCGGTTGCGCCGGGAGGCCGAGGACGTCGGCCACCGGCTGGCCGAGGAGCTGCGTGAGGCGCCGACTCCGAACGAGGTCGAGGAGTACCTCGCCCGGTCCCTGGCCTTCCTGCGCCGACGGCTGACCGGCGACTACACGATCGACGACTTCGGCTTCGACGCCGAGCTGACCGACTCCGTGCTGCTGGGGCTGCTGCGGCCGCTGTACCGCCGGTGGTTCCGCGTCGAGGTCCGGGGGATCGAGAACATCCCCCGGACCGGTAGTGCGCTCGTCGTCGCGAACCACTCCGGGACCGTCGCGCTGGACTCCCTGATGACCCTCGTCGCGGTGCATGACGAGCACCCGGCGCACCGCCACCTCCGGATGCTCGGCGCCGACCTCGTGTTCGCCACCCCGTTCATCGGTGAGCTGGCCCGCAAGACCGGGTCCACGCTCGCGGCGAACGCCGACGCCGAGCGGTTGCTGTCCCGGGGCGAGCTCGTCGGCGTCTGGCCGGAGGGCTTCAAGGGTGTCGGCAAGCACTTCAGCGAGCGGTACAGGCTGCAGCGGTTCGGGCGCGGCGGGTTCGTCTCCGCCGCGCTGCGCACCGGGGCCCCGATCGTGCCGTGCTCGATCGTGGGGGCCGAGGAGATCTACCCCATCCTCGCGACGATGCCCACGCTGGCGCGGCTGCTCGGCCTGCCGTACGTGCCGGTCACCCCGACGTTCCCGTGGCTGGGTCCGCTCGGGCTCGTCCCGCTGCCGACGAAGTGGCTCATCGAGTTCAGCGAGCCGGTGGCGACCGACGAGTACCCCGAGGGCGCGGCGGACGACCCGATGCTCGTGTTCGACCTCGCCGACCAGGTCCGCGAGACCATCCAGCAGACCCTTTACTCCCTGCTCGTGCAGCGCCGTTCCGTCTTCTTCTAA
- a CDS encoding glutamyl-tRNA reductase: MSVLVMGLSHHTAPLDLIERAALDAHGTRELSRTVAAGEYVHETVVLATCNRLEVYAAVSTFHGGVADVGSALADRIGVPLEDLTEHLYVHYADRAVQHLFEVACGLDSMAVGESQVLGQVRAALRRGQEDGTVGRTLDPLLQHSLRVGKRAHTETGLDHAGHSLVEAGLADVEQVVGPLEQARTLVVGAGAMSALAATTLQRMGATSVTIANRTAARAARLAEAVGGDWLTLEDADALADAVADADVVLSCTGAVGYVLTEALLREANRRRGGAPQLVLDLGLPRDVDPGAARLPGVRLVALRDLGERLAGTATGDGIEAARAIVAQEVDAYLAEQRAAEVTPTVVALRGFAREVVGAELDRLRQRLGDDLDPQTEAEVAQTVNRVVDKLLHTPTVQVKRLAATEPGGASYAAALRELFGLDISGVATVSDVLRSAPPAPATTREGDA, from the coding sequence GTGAGCGTGCTCGTCATGGGCCTGTCCCACCACACCGCGCCGCTGGACCTCATCGAGCGCGCCGCCCTGGACGCCCACGGCACCCGAGAGCTGTCCCGCACCGTCGCCGCGGGGGAGTACGTGCACGAGACCGTTGTGCTCGCGACGTGCAACCGGCTCGAGGTGTACGCCGCGGTCAGCACCTTCCACGGCGGGGTCGCCGACGTCGGCTCCGCGCTCGCCGACCGGATCGGCGTCCCGCTGGAGGACCTCACCGAGCACCTCTACGTCCACTACGCCGACCGTGCCGTCCAGCACCTGTTCGAGGTGGCCTGCGGACTCGACTCGATGGCCGTGGGAGAGTCCCAGGTGCTCGGCCAGGTGCGGGCGGCGCTGCGCCGCGGCCAGGAGGACGGCACCGTCGGGCGCACCCTGGACCCCCTGCTGCAGCACTCGCTGCGGGTCGGCAAGCGGGCCCACACCGAGACCGGCCTCGACCACGCTGGTCACTCCCTCGTCGAAGCGGGCCTGGCTGACGTCGAGCAGGTCGTCGGGCCGCTGGAGCAGGCACGGACCCTCGTCGTCGGCGCCGGCGCGATGAGCGCCCTCGCCGCCACCACCCTGCAGCGGATGGGCGCGACCTCGGTGACGATCGCCAACCGGACCGCCGCCCGCGCCGCCCGCCTCGCCGAGGCCGTGGGCGGCGACTGGCTCACCCTCGAGGACGCCGACGCCCTCGCCGACGCCGTCGCCGACGCTGACGTCGTCCTGTCGTGCACCGGCGCCGTCGGCTACGTCCTGACCGAGGCGCTGCTGCGCGAGGCGAACCGTCGCCGCGGCGGCGCACCGCAGCTCGTCCTCGACCTGGGCCTGCCGCGGGACGTCGACCCGGGGGCCGCCCGGCTGCCCGGGGTCCGTCTCGTCGCCCTGCGCGACCTGGGGGAGCGCCTGGCCGGCACCGCGACCGGTGACGGGATCGAGGCCGCCCGGGCGATCGTCGCGCAGGAGGTGGACGCCTACCTCGCCGAGCAGCGGGCCGCCGAGGTGACGCCGACCGTCGTCGCCCTGCGCGGGTTCGCGCGCGAGGTCGTCGGCGCCGAGCTCGACCGGCTGCGCCAGCGGCTCGGCGACGACCTCGACCCGCAGACGGAGGCCGAGGTCGCCCAGACGGTGAACCGCGTCGTCGACAAGCTCCTGCACACCCCGACCGTCCAGGTCAAGCGGCTCGCCGCGACCGAGCCCGGCGGCGCCTCGTACGCCGCGGCGCTGCGCGAGCTGTTCGGGCTCGACATCAGCGGCGTGGCCACCGTGAGCGACGTGCTGCGCTCGGCGCCGCCGGCGCCCGCGACGACGCGGGAGGGGGACGCGTGA
- a CDS encoding glutaredoxin family protein gives MPAVVRVELLTRPGCHLCDDARAVVRRVAEQTGVGWQERSVDEDAVLLAEYSELVPVVLVDGRRHAYWTVDADRLRAALTGPRRGPTWLRRYRRTP, from the coding sequence GTGCCTGCCGTCGTCCGAGTCGAGCTGCTGACCCGACCGGGCTGCCACCTGTGTGACGACGCCCGCGCGGTGGTCCGCCGGGTCGCAGAGCAGACCGGGGTCGGGTGGCAGGAGCGCTCCGTCGACGAGGACGCGGTCCTGCTCGCGGAGTACTCCGAGCTGGTCCCGGTGGTGCTCGTCGACGGCCGGCGGCACGCGTACTGGACCGTCGACGCGGACCGTCTGCGTGCTGCGCTGACCGGCCCACGCCGCGGGCCGACCTGGCTCCGCCGGTATCGCCGGACCCCCTGA
- the hemB gene encoding porphobilinogen synthase produces MPYPAERPRRLRSTAAVRSLVAEHRLAPERLVLPLFVKEGLREPAPVSSMPGVVQHTPSSLVDAVGEAVDAGVGGVMLFGVPAERDAVGSCGTDPDGVLNAALRSVTAAVGDRTVVMADLCLDEFTDHGHCGVLDERGRVDNDATLERYAAMALAQADAGAHLLGLSGMMDGQVGAVRAALEDAGRSDVLLLAYAAKYASAFYGPFRDAVDSALQGDRRTYQQDPANAVEALREVRLDVAEGADVVMVKPALPYLDVLSAVAAAVDVPVWAYQVSGEYAMVEAAAAAGMIDRRAAVLETLLSVHRAGAGAVLTYWAVEAARLLRAG; encoded by the coding sequence ATGCCCTACCCGGCGGAGCGTCCACGGCGGCTGCGCTCCACCGCGGCGGTGCGCTCGCTCGTGGCCGAGCACCGGCTGGCCCCGGAGCGACTCGTGCTGCCGCTCTTCGTCAAGGAGGGGCTGCGCGAACCGGCGCCGGTGAGCAGCATGCCCGGGGTGGTGCAGCACACCCCGTCCTCGCTCGTCGACGCCGTCGGTGAGGCCGTGGACGCCGGCGTGGGCGGGGTCATGCTGTTCGGCGTCCCGGCCGAACGGGACGCGGTCGGCAGCTGCGGCACCGACCCGGACGGCGTCCTCAACGCGGCGCTGCGCTCGGTCACCGCCGCTGTCGGGGACCGCACCGTCGTGATGGCCGACCTGTGCCTCGACGAGTTCACCGACCACGGGCACTGCGGTGTGCTGGACGAGCGCGGCCGGGTGGACAACGACGCGACCCTCGAGCGCTACGCCGCGATGGCGCTGGCGCAGGCCGACGCCGGGGCTCACCTGCTCGGGCTGTCCGGGATGATGGACGGCCAGGTCGGCGCCGTCCGGGCGGCGTTGGAGGACGCCGGTCGCAGCGACGTGCTGCTGCTCGCCTACGCCGCCAAGTACGCCTCCGCCTTCTACGGGCCCTTCCGTGACGCCGTGGACTCCGCGCTCCAGGGGGACCGGCGGACCTACCAGCAGGACCCGGCGAACGCCGTCGAGGCGCTGCGCGAGGTCCGCCTGGACGTCGCCGAGGGCGCCGACGTCGTCATGGTCAAGCCCGCGCTGCCCTACCTCGACGTCCTGTCCGCGGTCGCGGCCGCGGTCGACGTCCCGGTGTGGGCCTACCAGGTGTCGGGGGAGTACGCGATGGTCGAGGCCGCCGCGGCCGCCGGGATGATCGACCGGCGGGCCGCCGTCCTGGAGACGCTGCTGTCGGTCCACCGCGCCGGCGCCGGGGCGGTGCTGACCTACTGGGCCGTCGAGGCCGCCCGCCTGCTGCGGGCCGGCTGA
- a CDS encoding AURKAIP1/COX24 domain-containing protein, whose amino-acid sequence MGSVIKKRRKRMAKKKHRKLLRKTRHQRRNKK is encoded by the coding sequence GTGGGCTCCGTCATCAAGAAGCGCCGCAAGCGCATGGCGAAGAAGAAGCACCGCAAGCTGCTGCGCAAGACACGCCACCAGCGTCGTAACAAGAAGTAG
- a CDS encoding redox-sensing transcriptional repressor Rex — translation MTVVPTTTRRRPPTASRGVPDATVARLPVYLRALTTLAAKGVATVSSQALAEAAGVGPAKLRKDLSYLGSYGTRGVGYEVDHLMFQISRELGLTQDWRVVIAGIGNLGHALANYGGFLSRGFTVAALLDADPDVVGEHVAGLKVSHVDDLEDVVRSTGARIGVLATPAGAAQPLCDRMVAAGITAILNFAPVVLQVPAGVEVRKVDLSTELQILAFHEQRKAAADAVRGMAVAP, via the coding sequence GTGACCGTCGTCCCCACCACCACTCGCCGCCGTCCGCCGACCGCCTCCCGCGGCGTGCCCGACGCGACGGTTGCGAGGCTGCCGGTGTACCTGCGGGCACTGACCACGCTCGCTGCCAAGGGTGTGGCGACGGTGTCCTCCCAGGCGCTCGCCGAGGCAGCCGGGGTCGGCCCGGCCAAGCTCCGCAAGGACCTGTCGTACCTGGGGTCCTACGGCACCCGCGGGGTCGGCTACGAGGTGGACCACCTCATGTTCCAGATCTCCCGGGAGCTGGGCCTGACCCAGGACTGGCGGGTCGTGATCGCCGGGATCGGCAACCTCGGGCACGCGCTGGCCAACTACGGCGGCTTCCTGTCCCGTGGCTTCACCGTGGCGGCGCTGCTCGACGCCGACCCGGACGTCGTCGGTGAGCACGTCGCGGGGCTCAAGGTCAGCCACGTCGACGACCTCGAGGACGTCGTCCGCTCGACCGGGGCACGGATCGGCGTGCTGGCCACCCCGGCCGGCGCCGCCCAGCCGCTGTGCGACCGGATGGTCGCGGCCGGTATCACCGCCATCCTCAACTTCGCCCCGGTCGTGCTGCAGGTCCCGGCGGGCGTCGAGGTGCGCAAGGTGGACCTGTCCACCGAGCTGCAGATCCTCGCCTTCCACGAGCAGCGCAAGGCTGCCGCGGACGCCGTCCGCGGGATGGCGGTGGCGCCGTGA
- a CDS encoding bifunctional uroporphyrinogen-III C-methyltransferase/uroporphyrinogen-III synthase: protein MTARTAKKKPLGTVAFVGAGPGDPGLLTARAADLLTSAEVVVVDQGSTAQRLAERTCADVELIDATFAENGQPLSHAARARLLVRAAKAGQRVVRLLDGDGVTFSGIAEEMVACRKAGVPFEVVPGVSPSVAVPVYAGVPLGTRGTSTVHVVDATGRIVADSLTSSADTLVLLGGPDDMVVASEVLVDAGRGADEQIVITAAGTTTEQRTVVTTLGSVSATLRSAGTVLTGSLVGVVGPGVEVRENASWFETKPLFGWRVLVPRTQQQSGPTVERLAAYGAVSEVVPTISVEPPRTPHQMEKAVKGLVTGRYEWIGFTSVNAVRAVREKFVEFGLDARAFSGLKVAAVGGATAQALREWGIEPDLVPSGEQSAQGLLAEWPPYDEVLDPINRVFLPRADIATDTLVAGLQAGGWEVDDVTAYRTVRAAPPPAPVRDAIKTGAFDAVVFTSSSTVRNLVGIAGKPHPSTVVACIGPATAKTAEEHGLRVDVLAPEASSAALVDALAEYGTGLRASALEAGEPVLRPSERRPSARRKAR from the coding sequence GTGACCGCCCGCACCGCCAAGAAGAAGCCCCTCGGCACCGTCGCGTTCGTCGGCGCCGGGCCGGGTGACCCGGGCCTGCTGACCGCCCGGGCAGCGGACCTGCTCACCTCCGCCGAGGTCGTCGTCGTCGATCAGGGATCGACCGCGCAGCGCCTCGCCGAGCGCACCTGCGCCGACGTCGAGCTCATCGACGCCACGTTCGCGGAGAACGGCCAGCCGCTGAGCCACGCCGCCCGTGCCCGGCTGCTGGTCCGCGCTGCCAAGGCCGGTCAGCGCGTCGTCCGGCTGCTCGACGGGGACGGGGTCACGTTCTCCGGCATCGCCGAGGAGATGGTGGCCTGCCGCAAGGCCGGGGTGCCGTTCGAGGTCGTCCCCGGCGTCTCGCCGTCCGTGGCGGTACCGGTCTACGCGGGGGTCCCGCTGGGTACCCGGGGCACCAGCACCGTGCACGTCGTCGACGCCACCGGCCGCATCGTCGCGGACTCGCTGACCTCGAGCGCCGACACCCTCGTGCTCCTCGGCGGCCCGGACGACATGGTCGTCGCCTCCGAGGTGCTCGTCGACGCCGGGCGCGGAGCCGACGAGCAGATCGTGATCACGGCGGCCGGCACGACCACCGAGCAGCGGACCGTCGTCACCACCCTCGGCTCGGTCTCGGCGACGCTGCGCTCCGCCGGCACGGTGCTGACCGGGAGCCTGGTGGGGGTCGTCGGACCGGGCGTCGAGGTGCGCGAGAACGCGTCCTGGTTCGAGACCAAGCCGTTGTTCGGCTGGCGGGTGCTCGTGCCGCGCACCCAGCAGCAGTCCGGTCCCACGGTCGAGCGGCTCGCCGCGTACGGGGCGGTCAGCGAGGTCGTGCCGACGATCTCCGTCGAGCCGCCACGCACACCGCACCAGATGGAGAAGGCGGTCAAGGGCCTGGTCACCGGCCGGTACGAGTGGATCGGCTTCACCTCGGTCAACGCCGTGCGCGCCGTCCGGGAGAAGTTCGTCGAGTTCGGCCTGGACGCCCGCGCGTTCTCCGGGCTCAAGGTGGCGGCCGTCGGCGGAGCCACCGCTCAGGCGCTGCGCGAGTGGGGCATCGAACCTGACCTCGTGCCCTCCGGCGAGCAGTCCGCTCAGGGCCTGCTGGCCGAGTGGCCCCCCTACGACGAGGTGCTCGACCCCATCAACCGGGTCTTCCTGCCCCGGGCGGACATCGCCACCGACACCCTCGTCGCCGGCCTGCAGGCGGGCGGCTGGGAGGTGGACGACGTCACCGCGTACCGGACCGTGCGGGCCGCCCCGCCGCCCGCACCCGTGCGCGACGCCATCAAGACCGGGGCGTTCGACGCCGTGGTCTTCACGTCGTCCTCGACGGTGCGCAACCTCGTCGGCATCGCCGGCAAGCCGCACCCCTCGACCGTGGTGGCGTGCATCGGGCCGGCGACCGCGAAGACCGCCGAGGAGCACGGGCTGCGAGTCGACGTGCTGGCACCCGAGGCGAGCAGCGCCGCCCTCGTCGACGCCCTGGCCGAGTACGGCACCGGGCTGCGGGCCAGCGCGCTCGAGGCGGGCGAGCCGGTGCTGCGGCCCAGCGAGCGGCGTCCGTCCGCGCGGCGCAAGGCCCGCTGA
- a CDS encoding HAD-IB family hydrolase, whose product MSCEPCGADCPPPTLRPMELWRTRRTRVRDAASQAARASAASASTAEPRIPDPDPVAAAFFDVDNTVVRGASLFYLARGMYRRRMFRFRDILRSAWQELSFVVRGENLGHVADAQQRALELVAGRSVAELTALGEEIYDEVIRRKVWPGTRELARAHLAAGQRVWLVTATPAEVAEVIARRLGLTGALGTVAEQEDGVYTGRLVGEVLHGEAKARAVRALAEREGLDLAACAAYSDSANDLPLLSVVGRPVAVNPDKRLRAVARQRGWEIRDYRRGRRVARVGVPTLGAGGLVAGAATALARRRRARRLLTDKP is encoded by the coding sequence ATGTCCTGCGAGCCGTGCGGAGCTGACTGTCCGCCGCCTACGCTGAGGCCGATGGAGCTGTGGCGAACCCGGCGCACCCGGGTCCGGGACGCGGCGTCCCAGGCCGCCCGCGCGTCCGCTGCCAGTGCGTCGACCGCCGAGCCCCGCATCCCGGACCCGGACCCGGTCGCGGCGGCGTTCTTCGACGTCGACAACACCGTCGTCCGCGGCGCCAGCCTGTTCTACCTGGCCCGGGGGATGTACCGGCGCCGGATGTTCCGCTTCCGCGACATCCTTCGCTCTGCGTGGCAGGAGCTGTCCTTCGTCGTCCGAGGGGAGAACCTCGGCCACGTCGCCGACGCCCAGCAGCGCGCCCTCGAGCTGGTCGCCGGGCGCTCGGTCGCCGAGCTCACCGCCCTCGGGGAGGAGATCTACGACGAGGTCATCCGGCGCAAGGTCTGGCCGGGGACCCGCGAGCTGGCCCGTGCCCACCTCGCGGCCGGCCAGCGAGTCTGGCTGGTCACCGCCACCCCGGCCGAGGTCGCCGAGGTGATTGCGCGCCGGCTCGGCCTCACCGGCGCGCTGGGCACCGTCGCCGAGCAGGAGGACGGCGTCTACACCGGCCGCCTCGTCGGCGAGGTGCTGCACGGGGAGGCCAAGGCCCGGGCGGTGCGTGCCCTGGCTGAGCGGGAGGGGCTGGACCTGGCCGCCTGCGCCGCCTACAGCGACTCGGCCAACGACCTGCCGCTGCTGTCCGTCGTCGGGCGCCCGGTCGCGGTGAACCCGGACAAGCGGCTACGGGCGGTCGCCCGACAGCGAGGCTGGGAGATCCGGGACTACCGGCGGGGCCGCCGGGTGGCGCGGGTCGGGGTGCCCACCCTCGGCGCAGGAGGCCTGGTCGCAGGTGCCGCGACGGCGCTGGCCCGTCGCCGGCGTGCCCGCCGGCTCCTCACCGACAAGCCCTGA
- a CDS encoding CAP domain-containing protein has product MTRRVTASGVALALVLALIGATGLLLAPTAHASGGAFVSMINSARASAGLPALSSRSDLTSVAAAWSRQMAASGTLAHNPALASQVSGYRYVGENVGYGPDAATIHRAFMDSPSHRANVLDRDYTEVGVAVVESGGRLWVTEVFRAPAGATAAAKPASGDGAATGRSGGSSGSGTATAPSTRSGTTSGSGTTSGSGTTGRARPAPPPPPSPEELLRRRAAAAAAGPGTAPAGDPVQQALRFADVLRAVRS; this is encoded by the coding sequence GTGACTCGTCGAGTGACCGCCTCCGGCGTCGCGCTGGCGCTGGTCCTGGCGCTCATCGGCGCCACCGGGCTGCTGCTGGCGCCGACCGCGCACGCCTCCGGGGGCGCCTTCGTCTCGATGATCAACTCGGCGCGGGCCTCGGCCGGGCTGCCGGCCCTGTCCAGCCGGAGCGACCTGACCTCGGTGGCGGCGGCGTGGAGCCGACAGATGGCAGCCAGTGGCACGCTCGCCCACAACCCGGCCCTGGCCTCCCAGGTCTCGGGGTACCGCTACGTCGGGGAGAACGTCGGGTACGGCCCGGACGCCGCGACCATCCACCGGGCATTCATGGACTCGCCGTCCCACCGCGCCAACGTGCTGGACAGGGACTACACCGAGGTCGGCGTGGCCGTCGTCGAGTCGGGGGGGCGACTGTGGGTCACCGAGGTGTTCCGGGCCCCGGCCGGCGCGACGGCGGCGGCGAAGCCGGCCTCGGGAGACGGCGCGGCAACCGGCCGGTCCGGCGGCTCGTCGGGGTCCGGGACGGCGACCGCGCCCTCGACCCGGTCGGGGACGACGTCCGGGTCGGGGACGACGTCCGGGTCGGGGACGACGGGCCGCGCCCGACCGGCCCCGCCGCCCCCGCCGTCCCCCGAGGAGCTGCTCCGCCGCCGGGCGGCCGCCGCGGCGGCCGGTCCGGGCACCGCGCCGGCCGGCGACCCGGTCCAGCAGGCGCTGCGCTTCGCGGATGTCCTGCGAGCCGTGCGGAGCTGA
- a CDS encoding NAD-dependent epimerase/dehydratase family protein, whose amino-acid sequence MADVVLVTGVSRYLGGRFASMLSRDPGISRVIGVDVVPPPHAIGAAEFVRADIRNPVIAKVIARAEVDTVVHMNVIATPTSAGGRASMKEINVIGTMQLLAACQKAASLRRLVVKSTAGVYGASPRDPALFTEDMGPKVMPRTGWAKDSVEVEGYVRGFSRRRSDVDVAVLRLANFIGPRVRTALTDYFELPVVPTVLGFDPRFQVVHEDDGLEALRLATLGDVTGFLNVAGDGFVTVHQAVRMAGRPAIPVAAPLMSALGSAVRSAGLLDFTPDQVRFLSYGRGLDTTRMRADLGLEPRWTTKEAVEDFVRSRDLSGPLSPAVVEVAERTVLSTVSPALRRAQSLVEAVRGA is encoded by the coding sequence ATGGCGGACGTCGTCCTGGTCACCGGGGTGTCCCGGTACCTCGGCGGCCGCTTCGCCTCGATGCTCTCGCGCGACCCCGGCATCTCCCGCGTGATCGGCGTGGACGTCGTCCCGCCTCCGCACGCCATCGGGGCTGCGGAGTTCGTCCGCGCCGACATCCGGAACCCGGTGATCGCCAAGGTGATCGCCCGCGCAGAGGTCGACACCGTCGTCCACATGAACGTCATCGCCACCCCCACCTCGGCCGGCGGGCGGGCGTCGATGAAGGAGATCAACGTCATCGGCACCATGCAGCTGCTGGCTGCCTGCCAGAAGGCGGCCAGCCTGCGACGCCTCGTCGTGAAGTCCACTGCCGGGGTGTACGGGGCCAGCCCGCGCGACCCGGCGCTGTTCACCGAGGACATGGGCCCGAAGGTGATGCCCCGCACGGGCTGGGCCAAGGACTCGGTCGAGGTGGAGGGCTACGTGCGCGGGTTCTCCCGTCGCCGGTCCGACGTCGACGTCGCGGTCCTGCGGCTCGCCAACTTCATCGGTCCGCGCGTGCGCACGGCGCTGACCGACTACTTCGAGCTGCCGGTGGTGCCCACCGTGCTGGGATTCGACCCGCGGTTCCAGGTGGTTCACGAGGACGACGGGCTTGAGGCGCTGCGACTGGCGACCCTCGGTGACGTCACCGGCTTCCTCAACGTGGCGGGCGACGGGTTCGTCACCGTTCACCAGGCCGTCCGGATGGCGGGGCGTCCTGCGATTCCCGTTGCTGCCCCGCTGATGTCGGCGCTGGGCTCGGCGGTGCGCTCCGCCGGGCTGCTCGACTTCACCCCTGACCAGGTCCGGTTCCTCTCCTACGGCCGCGGTCTGGACACCACTCGGATGCGCGCCGACCTGGGGCTCGAACCGAGGTGGACGACGAAGGAGGCGGTCGAGGACTTCGTCCGGTCCCGCGACCTGAGCGGGCCGCTGTCGCCGGCCGTGGTCGAGGTGGCCGAGCGGACCGTGCTGTCCACCGTGTCCCCCGCCCTGCGCCGGGCGCAGTCGCTGGTGGAGGCGGTGCGTGGTGCCTGA
- a CDS encoding YceI family protein has protein sequence MSETTTTQLPAGLTPGTYVVDPAHSEVGFTARHAMVTKVRGTFNDVQGTIVIGDDPADSSATATIQVASVDTRSADRDAHLRSADFFDVENYPEMTFRTTGVRPDGEDYLVDGELTIKGVTKPVTLKVEFTGVATDPFGNQRAGFSGETEVDREQWGLTWNAALETGGVLVSRKVRLAFDVSAIKQS, from the coding sequence ATGAGCGAGACCACCACCACCCAGCTGCCCGCCGGCCTGACCCCCGGGACGTACGTCGTCGACCCGGCGCACTCCGAGGTCGGTTTCACCGCCCGGCACGCGATGGTCACCAAGGTCCGCGGCACGTTCAACGACGTCCAGGGCACGATCGTCATCGGCGACGACCCCGCCGACTCCAGCGCCACCGCGACCATCCAGGTCGCCTCGGTCGACACCCGCAGCGCCGACCGGGACGCGCACCTGCGCTCCGCCGACTTCTTCGACGTCGAGAACTACCCGGAGATGACCTTCCGCACCACCGGCGTCCGCCCGGACGGCGAGGACTACCTCGTCGACGGCGAGCTCACCATCAAGGGCGTCACCAAGCCGGTGACTCTCAAGGTCGAGTTCACCGGCGTGGCCACCGACCCGTTCGGCAACCAGCGGGCGGGCTTCTCCGGTGAGACCGAGGTCGACCGCGAGCAGTGGGGCCTGACCTGGAACGCCGCCCTGGAGACCGGCGGCGTGCTGGTCAGCAGGAAGGTCCGCCTGGCGTTCGACGTCAGCGCCATCAAGCAGTCCTGA